A window of the Anoplolepis gracilipes chromosome 11, ASM4749672v1, whole genome shotgun sequence genome harbors these coding sequences:
- the LOC140671420 gene encoding protein grindelwald, producing the protein MFPDVIVNSMRLLVIAVSVLASFSLADLDLRGAKCGEKRCNVSEYCSPFDMHCRPCAIACDVKSHNYQPEECVKDCQVYLHDQRYIERMDSNRQYDDLREEMERLKNWFAITTTLTCFSLLGMLYLLGRTLIRWERIQNTLRGVFRKNLVKVANKNKDDVEAAVNKQNGLKLTIPSISATVEPEPKITENGSSNKSNGNSTTPNTTSTPLSRRYASEDTTLDYAYDNPAMTPSPEAAQLRTKARESSF; encoded by the exons ATGTTTCCGGATGTGATTGTAAACAGCATGAGATTGCTGGTGATAGCTGTCAGCGTGTTGGCTAGTTTCTCGCTTGCGGATCTTGATCTTCGTGGTGCCAAGTGCGGCGAAAAACGTTGCAATGTGTCGGAATATTGCAGCCCCTTCGACATGCACTGCAGACCCTGTGCGATCGCATGCGATGTGAAAAGCCACAATTACCAACCAGAAGAATGCGTGAAAGACTGTCAAG TTTATCTTCATGATCAGCGCTATATCGAACGTATGGATTCAAATAGACAGTATGATGATCTCAGAG aGGAGATGGAAAGGCTCAAGAATTGGTTCGCGATCACAACGACGTTGACCTGTTTCTCACTATTGGGAATGCTGTACCTGCTGGGAAGAACCTTAATACGGTGGGAAAGGATCCAAAACACTTTGCGAGGCGTATTCAGAAAGAATCTTGTAAAG GTAGCCAATAAAAATAAGGACGACGTCGAGGCTGctgtgaataaacaaaatggTCTGAAATTGACTATACCAAGCATTAGCGCCACAGTTGAACCAGAACCCAAGATCACCGAGAATGGTAGTAGTAATAAAAGTAACGGAAATAGCACCACACCGAATACCACGAGTACTCCACTGTCACGGCGATACGCCAGCGAGGATACCACTCTCGATTATGCGTACGATAATCCGGCGATGACACCGAGCCCAGAAGCCGCGCAGCTTAGGACAAAAGCTCGCGAGAGTTCGTTTTAA
- the LOC140671097 gene encoding uncharacterized protein isoform X2, translated as MATILCLPEEVIDVILGYEDISIEDIINFRCVCKQFKCAAKHDTFMKKKFSQRWPNGKKLYDQKENEIKEYFLCRKQKKCKKHKQKNVKLFNFMEAGISVVRELHNFLLDVIKKYYNMVWIHNNMITEGTLIILQTIDNKLENNNILFNPFVDFFFSFTMDEIKSLLMRSPRRAGCDLRKRYFIIQMLAMLNRMKLYYIDPMSIDLELLTEHYAIILAKKLQLRKIVSYSSVKASLDSITYEVLKCLREKHPDHSIFSMPAKDFYYWKINVENTWNETEGTQIINSISEYILGKLNFRLNKSKELKYMCIDYIMLYLTKYSHLKSEVWKYSKSLKVTLSRKKFQVYESRQAAKFAVGTIVTHKDQSTDSSTGVIIGWHRIKDRNNVTFFKKNRRNIFDYNLMPVKVYSTFSTEQTHYLILTENDEMYYVQEDAISLTTPKWIENSEIGRYFCKFEGTHYVPNEMLAKLFPYDSAITAAAISKNPFSKIEEESALKETSAVQMQLEDNQENINIKTYITELKKHVQLRRKLRCAVHDVMIKHRPVIDVVAKYKLDIGTLLLKIDILKNKRKYLKMKIKYEAAVNDVVSKKKSINKVMKRYRVNRKRLDKEIVRYKYLGEKYQFDREIKPKCEVEFTFLEEKRFLEIFEIWAKDQLQRNSYFSTVRFLKRLSKVAYEYAKENGIKYPKSWDKHKRADISWLREFELRHSNEIRILLIYFTKAASKIKISDEQQLSSIFDKNVNPYVSSIKISNIL; from the exons ATGGCTACAATACTGTGCTTGCCTGAAGAGGTAATAGACGTCATTCTTGGCTACGAAGATATTAGTATTGAGGATATCATTAACTTTAGATGCGTGTGCAAGCAATTCAAGTGTGCAGCCAAACACGACacgtttatgaaaaaaaagttttctcaGAG gTGGCCTAATGGAAAGAAGCTTTATGATCAGAAAGAAAATgagattaaagaatattttctatgtCGTAAGCagaaaaagtgtaaaaaacacaaacaaaaaaatgtaaaactatttaactttatggAAGCAGGCATAAGTGTCGTTAGAGAATTGCATAATTTCTTGCttgatgtaattaaaaaatattataacatggTGTGGATACATAATAACATGATAACTGAGGGAACACTcataatattacaaacaatagataataaattagagaataacaatattctttttaatcctttcgtagacttttttttttcttttacaatggATGAGATTAAAAGCTTGCTTATGCGATCTCCAAG aaGAGCTGGTTGcgatttaagaaaaagatattttattatacaaatgctTGCAATGCTAAACAGGATGaagctttattatatagaCCCTATGTCCATTGATTTAGAGCTACTTACAGAACATTATGCTAttattttagcaaaaaaaCTTCAACTCCGGAAGATTGTAAGTTACTCGTCTGTAAAAGCGTCATTAGATAGCATCACATATGAGGTATTGAAATGTCTCAGAGAAAAACATCCCGACCATTCCATATTCTCGATGCCCGCTAAAGATTTTTACTATTGGAAAATCAACGTCGAGAATACTTGGAACGAAACAGAAGGAACGcagattattaattcaatcagtgaatatatattgggcaaattaaactttcgacTAAACAAAtcgaaagaattgaaatacatgtgtatagattat aTTATGCTATATCTTACTAAGTACTCTCACTTGAAATCTGAAGTATGGAAGTACAGTAAGAGTTTGAAAGTG ACTTTAAGCAGGAAGAAATTTCAAGTTTATGAATCAAGACAAGCAGCAAAATTTGCGGTTGGAACAATTGTAACACATAAGGATCAATCTACAGATTCTTCGACTGGCGTAATAATCGGATGGCATCGCAttaaggacagaaataatgtTACATTCTTTAAGAAAAACAGGAGAAATATATTCGACTATAATCTAATGCCAGTGAAGGTCTATAGTACTTTTAGTACAGAACAGACACACTACTTAATTCTTACCGAAAATGATGAAATGTATTACGTGCAAGAAG acgCTATAAGTTTAACAACACCGAAATGGATTGAAAATAGCGAAATAGGTCGCTATTTCTGCAAATTTGAGGGCACTCATTACGTACCAAACGAAATGCTAGCGAAACTTTTCCCATATGATTCTGCTATAACTGCCGCAGCAATATCTAAAAATCCTTTTTCTAAAATAG aggAAGAGTCCGCTCTCAAGGAAACGTCAGCAGTACAAATGCAATTGGAAGataatcaagaaaatatt aatatcaaaacatatatCACGGAACTTAAGAAACATGTCCAGCTAAGGAGAAAGCTCCGATGCGCAGTACATGATGTTATGATTAAACATAGACCTGTAATAGACGTAGTAGCGAAGTATAAACTTGATATTGGAActttactattaaaaatagatattttaaaaaataaaagaaagtatctaaaaatgaaaataaagtacGAGGCAGCAGTGAACGATGTTGtatctaaaaagaaaagtataaataaagttatgaAACGCTACCGAGTTAACAGGAAAAGACTTGACAAAGAAATAGTTCGTTATAAATATCTTGGAGAAAAATACCAATTTGACAGGGAGATAAAGCCCAAATGTGAAGTAGAGTTCACATTCCTGGAAGAGAAACGGTTTTTAGAGATTTTCGAGATATGGGCAAAGGATCAACTTCAACGGAATTCTTACTTTTCCACAGTACGTTTCTTGAAACGACTATCAAAAGTTGCTTATGAATACGCCAAAGAAAATGGGATAAAATATCCAAAAAGTTGGGATAAACATAAAAGAGCGGATATATCCTGGCTGCGAGAATTTGAACTGAGACACAGTAATGAAATTCGTATtctattgatttattttactaaagcAGCTTCAAAGATTAAGATAAGTGACGAACAACAACTTTCgtcaatatttgataaaaacgtTAATCCATACGTtagttcaataaaaatttctaacatTCTGTAA
- the LOC140671097 gene encoding uncharacterized protein isoform X1: MATILCLPEEVIDVILGYEDISIEDIINFRCVCKQFKCAAKHDTFMKKKFSQRWPNGKKLYDQKENEIKEYFLCRKQKKCKKHKQKNVKLFNFMEAGISVVRELHNFLLDVIKKYYNMVWIHNNMITEGTLIILQTIDNKLENNNILFNPFVDFFFSFTMDEIKSLLMRSPRRAGCDLRKRYFIIQMLAMLNRMKLYYIDPMSIDLELLTEHYAIILAKKLQLRKIVSYSSVKASLDSITYEVLKCLREKHPDHSIFSMPAKDFYYWKINVENTWNETEGTQIINSISEYILGKLNFRLNKSKELKYMCIDYVLESKCGEELILLIICYCVGRRLGIDFEIVLKHFNQRLYLCWNPRPNNLKRVTYFTVRSNKFPSGFMSQQLFLTSTILYMSSENKIMLYLTKYSHLKSEVWKYSKSLKVTLSRKKFQVYESRQAAKFAVGTIVTHKDQSTDSSTGVIIGWHRIKDRNNVTFFKKNRRNIFDYNLMPVKVYSTFSTEQTHYLILTENDEMYYVQEDAISLTTPKWIENSEIGRYFCKFEGTHYVPNEMLAKLFPYDSAITAAAISKNPFSKIEEESALKETSAVQMQLEDNQENINIKTYITELKKHVQLRRKLRCAVHDVMIKHRPVIDVVAKYKLDIGTLLLKIDILKNKRKYLKMKIKYEAAVNDVVSKKKSINKVMKRYRVNRKRLDKEIVRYKYLGEKYQFDREIKPKCEVEFTFLEEKRFLEIFEIWAKDQLQRNSYFSTVRFLKRLSKVAYEYAKENGIKYPKSWDKHKRADISWLREFELRHSNEIRILLIYFTKAASKIKISDEQQLSSIFDKNVNPYVSSIKISNIL; this comes from the exons ATGGCTACAATACTGTGCTTGCCTGAAGAGGTAATAGACGTCATTCTTGGCTACGAAGATATTAGTATTGAGGATATCATTAACTTTAGATGCGTGTGCAAGCAATTCAAGTGTGCAGCCAAACACGACacgtttatgaaaaaaaagttttctcaGAG gTGGCCTAATGGAAAGAAGCTTTATGATCAGAAAGAAAATgagattaaagaatattttctatgtCGTAAGCagaaaaagtgtaaaaaacacaaacaaaaaaatgtaaaactatttaactttatggAAGCAGGCATAAGTGTCGTTAGAGAATTGCATAATTTCTTGCttgatgtaattaaaaaatattataacatggTGTGGATACATAATAACATGATAACTGAGGGAACACTcataatattacaaacaatagataataaattagagaataacaatattctttttaatcctttcgtagacttttttttttcttttacaatggATGAGATTAAAAGCTTGCTTATGCGATCTCCAAG aaGAGCTGGTTGcgatttaagaaaaagatattttattatacaaatgctTGCAATGCTAAACAGGATGaagctttattatatagaCCCTATGTCCATTGATTTAGAGCTACTTACAGAACATTATGCTAttattttagcaaaaaaaCTTCAACTCCGGAAGATTGTAAGTTACTCGTCTGTAAAAGCGTCATTAGATAGCATCACATATGAGGTATTGAAATGTCTCAGAGAAAAACATCCCGACCATTCCATATTCTCGATGCCCGCTAAAGATTTTTACTATTGGAAAATCAACGTCGAGAATACTTGGAACGAAACAGAAGGAACGcagattattaattcaatcagtgaatatatattgggcaaattaaactttcgacTAAACAAAtcgaaagaattgaaatacatgtgtatagattat GTGTTAGAAAGTAAATGTGgcgaagaattaattttattaataatatgttactgCGTGGGCAGGAGACTTGGTATAGATTTCGAAATAGTACTAAAACATTTCAACCAGCGTCTCTATCTATGTTGGAATCCAAGACc GAATAATCTAAAAAGGGTAACATATTTTACTGTAAGATCTAACAAATTCCCAAGTGGTTTTATGAGCCAGCAGTTATTCTTAACCagtactatattatatatgtcatcAGAAAACAAG aTTATGCTATATCTTACTAAGTACTCTCACTTGAAATCTGAAGTATGGAAGTACAGTAAGAGTTTGAAAGTG ACTTTAAGCAGGAAGAAATTTCAAGTTTATGAATCAAGACAAGCAGCAAAATTTGCGGTTGGAACAATTGTAACACATAAGGATCAATCTACAGATTCTTCGACTGGCGTAATAATCGGATGGCATCGCAttaaggacagaaataatgtTACATTCTTTAAGAAAAACAGGAGAAATATATTCGACTATAATCTAATGCCAGTGAAGGTCTATAGTACTTTTAGTACAGAACAGACACACTACTTAATTCTTACCGAAAATGATGAAATGTATTACGTGCAAGAAG acgCTATAAGTTTAACAACACCGAAATGGATTGAAAATAGCGAAATAGGTCGCTATTTCTGCAAATTTGAGGGCACTCATTACGTACCAAACGAAATGCTAGCGAAACTTTTCCCATATGATTCTGCTATAACTGCCGCAGCAATATCTAAAAATCCTTTTTCTAAAATAG aggAAGAGTCCGCTCTCAAGGAAACGTCAGCAGTACAAATGCAATTGGAAGataatcaagaaaatatt aatatcaaaacatatatCACGGAACTTAAGAAACATGTCCAGCTAAGGAGAAAGCTCCGATGCGCAGTACATGATGTTATGATTAAACATAGACCTGTAATAGACGTAGTAGCGAAGTATAAACTTGATATTGGAActttactattaaaaatagatattttaaaaaataaaagaaagtatctaaaaatgaaaataaagtacGAGGCAGCAGTGAACGATGTTGtatctaaaaagaaaagtataaataaagttatgaAACGCTACCGAGTTAACAGGAAAAGACTTGACAAAGAAATAGTTCGTTATAAATATCTTGGAGAAAAATACCAATTTGACAGGGAGATAAAGCCCAAATGTGAAGTAGAGTTCACATTCCTGGAAGAGAAACGGTTTTTAGAGATTTTCGAGATATGGGCAAAGGATCAACTTCAACGGAATTCTTACTTTTCCACAGTACGTTTCTTGAAACGACTATCAAAAGTTGCTTATGAATACGCCAAAGAAAATGGGATAAAATATCCAAAAAGTTGGGATAAACATAAAAGAGCGGATATATCCTGGCTGCGAGAATTTGAACTGAGACACAGTAATGAAATTCGTATtctattgatttattttactaaagcAGCTTCAAAGATTAAGATAAGTGACGAACAACAACTTTCgtcaatatttgataaaaacgtTAATCCATACGTtagttcaataaaaatttctaacatTCTGTAA
- the LOC140671097 gene encoding uncharacterized protein isoform X3, translating to MDEIKSLLMRSPRRAGCDLRKRYFIIQMLAMLNRMKLYYIDPMSIDLELLTEHYAIILAKKLQLRKIVSYSSVKASLDSITYEVLKCLREKHPDHSIFSMPAKDFYYWKINVENTWNETEGTQIINSISEYILGKLNFRLNKSKELKYMCIDYVLESKCGEELILLIICYCVGRRLGIDFEIVLKHFNQRLYLCWNPRPNNLKRVTYFTVRSNKFPSGFMSQQLFLTSTILYMSSENKIMLYLTKYSHLKSEVWKYSKSLKVTLSRKKFQVYESRQAAKFAVGTIVTHKDQSTDSSTGVIIGWHRIKDRNNVTFFKKNRRNIFDYNLMPVKVYSTFSTEQTHYLILTENDEMYYVQEDAISLTTPKWIENSEIGRYFCKFEGTHYVPNEMLAKLFPYDSAITAAAISKNPFSKIEEESALKETSAVQMQLEDNQENINIKTYITELKKHVQLRRKLRCAVHDVMIKHRPVIDVVAKYKLDIGTLLLKIDILKNKRKYLKMKIKYEAAVNDVVSKKKSINKVMKRYRVNRKRLDKEIVRYKYLGEKYQFDREIKPKCEVEFTFLEEKRFLEIFEIWAKDQLQRNSYFSTVRFLKRLSKVAYEYAKENGIKYPKSWDKHKRADISWLREFELRHSNEIRILLIYFTKAASKIKISDEQQLSSIFDKNVNPYVSSIKISNIL from the exons atggATGAGATTAAAAGCTTGCTTATGCGATCTCCAAG aaGAGCTGGTTGcgatttaagaaaaagatattttattatacaaatgctTGCAATGCTAAACAGGATGaagctttattatatagaCCCTATGTCCATTGATTTAGAGCTACTTACAGAACATTATGCTAttattttagcaaaaaaaCTTCAACTCCGGAAGATTGTAAGTTACTCGTCTGTAAAAGCGTCATTAGATAGCATCACATATGAGGTATTGAAATGTCTCAGAGAAAAACATCCCGACCATTCCATATTCTCGATGCCCGCTAAAGATTTTTACTATTGGAAAATCAACGTCGAGAATACTTGGAACGAAACAGAAGGAACGcagattattaattcaatcagtgaatatatattgggcaaattaaactttcgacTAAACAAAtcgaaagaattgaaatacatgtgtatagattat GTGTTAGAAAGTAAATGTGgcgaagaattaattttattaataatatgttactgCGTGGGCAGGAGACTTGGTATAGATTTCGAAATAGTACTAAAACATTTCAACCAGCGTCTCTATCTATGTTGGAATCCAAGACc GAATAATCTAAAAAGGGTAACATATTTTACTGTAAGATCTAACAAATTCCCAAGTGGTTTTATGAGCCAGCAGTTATTCTTAACCagtactatattatatatgtcatcAGAAAACAAG aTTATGCTATATCTTACTAAGTACTCTCACTTGAAATCTGAAGTATGGAAGTACAGTAAGAGTTTGAAAGTG ACTTTAAGCAGGAAGAAATTTCAAGTTTATGAATCAAGACAAGCAGCAAAATTTGCGGTTGGAACAATTGTAACACATAAGGATCAATCTACAGATTCTTCGACTGGCGTAATAATCGGATGGCATCGCAttaaggacagaaataatgtTACATTCTTTAAGAAAAACAGGAGAAATATATTCGACTATAATCTAATGCCAGTGAAGGTCTATAGTACTTTTAGTACAGAACAGACACACTACTTAATTCTTACCGAAAATGATGAAATGTATTACGTGCAAGAAG acgCTATAAGTTTAACAACACCGAAATGGATTGAAAATAGCGAAATAGGTCGCTATTTCTGCAAATTTGAGGGCACTCATTACGTACCAAACGAAATGCTAGCGAAACTTTTCCCATATGATTCTGCTATAACTGCCGCAGCAATATCTAAAAATCCTTTTTCTAAAATAG aggAAGAGTCCGCTCTCAAGGAAACGTCAGCAGTACAAATGCAATTGGAAGataatcaagaaaatatt aatatcaaaacatatatCACGGAACTTAAGAAACATGTCCAGCTAAGGAGAAAGCTCCGATGCGCAGTACATGATGTTATGATTAAACATAGACCTGTAATAGACGTAGTAGCGAAGTATAAACTTGATATTGGAActttactattaaaaatagatattttaaaaaataaaagaaagtatctaaaaatgaaaataaagtacGAGGCAGCAGTGAACGATGTTGtatctaaaaagaaaagtataaataaagttatgaAACGCTACCGAGTTAACAGGAAAAGACTTGACAAAGAAATAGTTCGTTATAAATATCTTGGAGAAAAATACCAATTTGACAGGGAGATAAAGCCCAAATGTGAAGTAGAGTTCACATTCCTGGAAGAGAAACGGTTTTTAGAGATTTTCGAGATATGGGCAAAGGATCAACTTCAACGGAATTCTTACTTTTCCACAGTACGTTTCTTGAAACGACTATCAAAAGTTGCTTATGAATACGCCAAAGAAAATGGGATAAAATATCCAAAAAGTTGGGATAAACATAAAAGAGCGGATATATCCTGGCTGCGAGAATTTGAACTGAGACACAGTAATGAAATTCGTATtctattgatttattttactaaagcAGCTTCAAAGATTAAGATAAGTGACGAACAACAACTTTCgtcaatatttgataaaaacgtTAATCCATACGTtagttcaataaaaatttctaacatTCTGTAA